From a region of the Coffea arabica cultivar ET-39 chromosome 3e, Coffea Arabica ET-39 HiFi, whole genome shotgun sequence genome:
- the LOC113737701 gene encoding disease resistance RPP13-like protein 4, producing MPAQRKPEEIVPTLLACLEKAWDALQPIHKKDEKIVSGFKEIETELDKMKDWEGKLIKRFRTLVQDIDNDVWFDRLKHGNADDILNGLKLIRKSVTSVKQLFPAKESQVTEITHSMLFTGKDQTSEDQAVGKDQTMSEEWSRLGVEEKIYVSKAISDFRKSFDCLESNQLKVCSLCLSIFPENSIMKKRPLIYWWIGEGMVAKTSEKTAEEVGEDVFGQLINESFIIPKVENHSPNINSFIVHPWIRRMLISVAKGLHFFEFNPTGMPSNDHRHAFLFAGLDASASVMPDGILTVFNVNCQYLRFELDWLSRLNRVEVLQLGRWQNSVEHHIEVEYEVSLNGLGSQTSLRYLSLRGISRLTNLPRSVLKLINLEILDLRACHSLEKLPSDISALRNLTHLDVSECYLLERMPDGIHKLSALQVLKGFVIGSVGRNPCKLSQLAQLKRLRKLSIRIGNEAVGEGEFSNLENFEALEILIISCGAVTEVTKDALKTISVPPKLKKLDLWCIPFEDMPNWLKPGVLQYLEKLYITGGELKSLKNQGEQTWKVKILRLKYLKNLKINEQELQTMFPEVEYLEVKCNKEIDRDEYDLDITRNKRQNEKQL from the coding sequence ATGCCAGCTCAAAGAAAACCTGAGGAAATTGTCCCAACACTACTGGCTTGTCTGGAAAAAGCTTGGGATGCATTACAACCCATCCATAAGAAAGATGAGAAAATAGTTTCGGGATTCAAAGAAATTGAGACTGAACTTGACAAGATGAAAGATTGGGAAGGGAAACTCATAAAACGGTTCAGAACTTTGGTGCAAGACATCGATAATGATGTTTGGTTTGATAGATTGAAGCATGGCAACGCTGATGACATTCTTAATGGATTGAAGCTCATCAGAAAGAGTGTTACATCTGTAAAACAGCTCTTTCCGGCAAAAGAAAGTCAGGTGACAGAAATAACACATTCGATGCTTTTTACTGGGAAGGATCAGACGTCTGAAGATCAGGCTGTCGGGAAGGATCAGACAATGTCTGAAGAGTGGTCGAGGCTTGGCGTGGAGGAAAAAATTTATGTTAGCAAAGCAATATCAGATTTTCGGAAAAGTTTTGACTGTCTGGAGAGCAATCAATTGAAAGTATGCTCCTTGTGCCTTTCAATTTTCCCAGAGAATAGCATCATGAAGAAGAGACCCCTTATTTACTGGTGGATAGGAGAGGGTATGGTCGCTAAAACCTCAGAAAAGACTGCAGAGGAGGTTGGAGAAGATGTCTTTGGACAATTGATAAATGAAAGCTTCATAATCCCCAAAGTTGAGAATCATTCTCCCAATATAAACAGTTTTATCGTGCACCCTTGGATTCGAAGAATGCTGATCTCAGTTGCAAAAGGACTTCACTTTTTTGAATTTAATCCTACAGGGATGCCTAGCAATGATCATCGTCATGCATTCTTATTTGCGGGTCTTGATGCTTCAGCCAGTGTGATGCCTGATGGTATTCTTACGGTTTTCAATGTGAATTGTCAATATCTTAGATTTGAACTTGACTGGCTCTCGAGGTTGAATAGGGTTGAGGTTCTTCAGTTGGGCCGGTGGCAAAACTCTGTCGAACATCATATTGAAGTGGAATATGAAGTCTCTTTGAATGGTTTGGGAAGTCAGACATCCCTAAGATATCTAAGCCTCAGAGGCATTTCTAGATTGACTAACCTACCTCGTTCTGTGCTTAAACTAATAAACCTTGAGATTCTGGATTTACGTGCATGTCACAGTCTAGAGAAACTGCCTTCTGATATATCAGCACTGAGAAATCTTACTCACTTGGACGTGTCAGAGTGTTACCTGCTCGAAAGGATGCCAGACGGTATTCATAAGCTCTCTGCTCTCCAAGTACTAAAGGGTTTTGTGATAGGAAGTGTTGGAAGAAATCCGTGCAAGCTAAGTCAACTTGCTCAGTTAAAAAGGTTAAGGAAATTGAGTATACGAATTGGGAATGAAGCTGTAGGAGAAGGGGAGTTTTCAAACTTGGAGAACTTTGAAGCCCTGGAAATTCTGATAATATCATGTGGAGCAGTTACAGAAGTTACAAAAGATGCTCTAAAGACCATCTCAGTCCCACCAAAACTTAAGAAATTGGACCTCTGGTGCATCCCTTTCGAAGATATGCCCAATTGGCTAAAGCCGGGTGTATTAcaatatttggaaaaattatacATCACGGGAGGTGAACTCAAAAGCTTAAAGAACCAAGGTGAACAAACCTGGAAAGTAAAAATTTTACGTTTGAAGTATCTGAAGAACTTGAAAATTAACGAGCAAGAATTACAAACAATGTTTCCTGAGGTGGAGTACTTGGAGGTCAAATGCAACAAGGAGATTGATCGAGATGAATATGATCTAGA